A single genomic interval of Helianthus annuus cultivar XRQ/B chromosome 13, HanXRQr2.0-SUNRISE, whole genome shotgun sequence harbors:
- the LOC110899969 gene encoding serine/threonine-protein kinase tricorner isoform X3 gives MDFAKRWCKKLKPKEKQKSSPKREVRSNGKEGLRVTSDEAPSNATKQKVEAAKQYIEKHYKEQMKNLNERRERRNVLEKKLADSEVSEEEQNNLLKHLEKKETEYMRIQRHKMGADDFEPLTMIGKGAFGEVRICREKTTGNVYAMKKLKKSEMLRRGQVEHVIAERNLLAEVDSNCIVKLYCSFQDEEYLYLIMEYLPGGDMMTLLMRKDTLTEDEARFYVGETVLAIESIHKHNYIHRDIKPDNLLLDKFGHMKLSDFGLCKPLDCTNLQEKDFTAANNLSGALQRDGRPAIPKRTQQEQLLHWQRNRRMLAYSTVGTPDYIAPEVLLKKGYGMECDWWSLGAIMYEMLVGYPPFYSDEPMSTCRKIVNWRTHLKFPEEAKLSPEAKDLICKLLCNVEKRLGTKGAHEIKAHPWFKGIEWEKLYQMEAAFIPEVNGELDTQNFEKFEEGENQIPSSTKSGPWRKMLSSKDVNFMGYTYKTFEIVNEHQVPGIGN, from the exons ATGGATTTTGCGAAGCGATGGTGTAAAAAGTTGAAACCGAAAGAGAAACAGAAATCTTCACCGAAACGGGAAGTTAGGAGTAACGGAAAAGAAGGATTAAGAGTAACAAGTGATGAAGCACCTTCAAACGCTACTAAACAGAAGGTTGAAGCTGCCAAACAATATATTGAAAAACACTACAAAGAGCAAATGAAGAATCTTAACGAACGGAGGGAACG GCGTAATGTTCTCGAGAAGAAATTGGCTGATTCAGAGGTCTCTGAAGAAGAACAAAACAATTTACTTAAACATCTTGAGAAAAAAGAGACAGAATATATGCGCATTCAGCGGCATAAAATGGGCGCTGATGATTTTGAACCATTAACAATGATAGGAAAGGGTGCATTTGGTGAG GTTAGAATATGCAGGGAGAAAACAACTGGTAacgtgtatgcaatgaaaaagcTTAAAAAATCCGAAATGCTTCGTAGAGGCCAG GTCGAACATGTCATAGCAGAAAGGAACCTGCTTGCGGAAGTTGATAGCAATTGCATTGTTAAGCTTTATTGCTCATTCCAAGATGAAGAATATCTTTACCTCATAATGGAATATCTTCCCGGTGGAGATATGATGACTTTACTCATGCGAAAGGATACGTTAACCGAAGACGAAGCTCGGTTTTACGTTGGGGAAACTGTTTTGGCAATCGAATCAATACACAAACATAATTACATTCATAG GGATATTAAACCTGACAACTTGTTGCTTGATAAATTCGGGCACATGAAACTGTCAGATTTTGGATTATGTAAACCATTAGACTGTActaatcttcaagaaaaagatttCACCGCTGCAAATAACTTAAGCGGGGCCCTTCAACGTGACGGGCGTCCTGCTATACCAAAACGCACTCAACAAGAGCAACTGCTGCATTGGCAGCGAAATAGGAGGATGCTT GCTTATTCTACTGTTGGCACACCTGATTATATCGCTCCCGAAGTTTTGCTGAAGAAGGGATACGGAATGGAGTGTGATTG GTGGTCTCTTGGGGCTATAATGTATGAAATGCTTGTTGGTTACCCACCCTTTTATTCAGACGAACCCATGTCTACTTGTAGAAAG ATAGTGAACTGGAGAACTCATTTGAAGTTTCCGGAAGAGGCAAAATTGTCTCCAGAGGCGAAAGATTTAATATGTAAACTTCTTTGCAATGTTGAAAAAAGGCTCGGGACCAAAGGCGCTCATGAAATAAAG GCACACCCATGGTTCAAGGGTATAGAATGGGAAAAGTTGTATCAAATGGAAGCTGCGTTTATTCCGGAAGTTAATGGGGAGCTAGATACCCAAAATTTTGAGAAGTTTGAAGAG GGTGAAAACCAAATTCCTTCGTCAACAAAATCAGGGCCTTGGAGAAAG